From a region of the Alnus glutinosa chromosome 1, dhAlnGlut1.1, whole genome shotgun sequence genome:
- the LOC133858904 gene encoding major pollen allergen Aln g 1 — MGVFNYEAETPSVIPAARLFKAFILDGDKLLPKVAPEAVSSVENIEGNGGPGTIKKITFPEGSPFKYVKERVDEVDRVNFKYSFSVIEGGAVGDTLEKICNEIKIVAAPDGGSILKISNKFHTKGDHEINAEQIKIEKEKAVGLLKAVESYLLAHSDAYN, encoded by the exons ATGGGAGTTTTCAATTACGAGGCTGAGACCCCCTCCGTTATCCCAGCGGCTCGGCTGTTCAAGGCCTTTATCCTTGATGGCGATAAGCTCCTTCCAAAGGTTGCACCTGAAGCTGTTAGCAGTGTTGAGAACATTGAAGGAAATGGAGGGCCTGGAACCATCAAGAAGATCACCTTTCCCGaag GCAGCCCTTTCAAGTACGTAAAGGAGAGGGTTGATGAGGTTGATCGCGTAAACTTCAAATACAGCTTCAGCGTGATCGAGGGTGGTGCCGTGGGCGACACACTGGAGAAGATCTGTAACGAGATCAAGATAGTGGCAGCCCCTGATGGAGGATCCATCTTGAAGATCAGCAACAAGTTCCACACCAAAGGCGACCATGAGATAAATGCAGAGCAGATtaagattgaaaaagaaaaggccgtGGGACTTCTCAAGGCAGTTGAGAGCTACCTCTTGGCACACTCTGATGCCTACAACTAA
- the LOC133860042 gene encoding uncharacterized protein LOC133860042, with amino-acid sequence MKSHVTKGIRDSIPECKKATEFMRAVEEQFVSSDKALSSTLMKKLSSKTFDRSRSVREHIMEMRDMAAQLKSLEIDISDSFLVHFILNSLPTEYSPFKMSYNTYKDKWSVNELLTMCVQEEERLKQEKPQSVHFVATHDKGKSKRGFSQHKETGKQ; translated from the exons ATGAAGTCTCACGTAACTAAGGGCATTAGGGATTCTATCCCTGAATGCAAAAAGGCAACAGAGTTCATGCGGGCTGTTGAGGAACAATTTGTAAGTTCCGATAAGGCATTATCAAGCACCCTAATGAAGAAACTCTCAAGCAAAACCTTTGACAGATCCAGAAGTGTGCGAGAGCACATTATGGAAATGAGGGACATGGCAGCTCAATTGAAGTCCCTAGAGATTGATATTTCTGATTCCTTCTTAGTTCATTTCATCTTGAACTCACTCCCGACTGAGTACTCTCCTTTTAAGATGTCCTATAACACATataaggataaatggtcagTAAATGAACTTCTGACTATGTGTGTTCAGGAGGAGGAAAGGCTAAAGCAGGAGAAACCACAGAGTGTTCACTTTGTGGCTACTCATGATAAGGGAAAGAGTAAAAGAG GGTTTTCTCAACACAAGGAAACCGGCAAGCAATGA